One window of the Anaeromyxobacter dehalogenans 2CP-C genome contains the following:
- a CDS encoding GAF domain-containing protein: protein MAERFQGGSLVVRDRKVVYASEGAAALAGRTVPTMVGLDVLDLIAPEDMARVVERHERRLRGEAAPAEYEVGVLLPDGTRRAVELRVRVHGRDVLVEVRDATAQATRRPRLEALAELGAALQREPSEAAVLERLRGAAGELSALVLLARPEGDGLRVDWSALPPPAAARLERALERPLDGQLGRWPPMFRLAWDAGAAYSDDLPAEAAAFVPEPRAAATREAIAAIGIARAVVVRVEARAGPALGLLVAARWLRSEDVGALRLFGAQLAAALDAARTIADLSRHNADLALLNRVGRLAGDAPDLDAFFAEVTTVLTAATGCAVVAVYLVDEGGRELVRTFASGTSPEVQARLERVPVTARIGEVLRDRAARAVPVDAAESGAEALRAEGIRAGIWVPLVARGRAVGVMVAAFRDELEAVRPWLGLLGAVGPHVASAVETQGLLGALRRRVAELTLINDVAMGSAQLDPVLLLDTSLRRVVETFQADTGAAFVREGERLALVAGHGLSAETLRRASRLGLGESLPGLAVKRCGPARYPDDADPTAFQVARTEGLQAAMAVPLLAKGQAAVGSIVLGRRTARPFAEREVTLLSAMAVQIGVAVENARLFADVRRRLSDLEAVHALALRIFGNAPGDVPALLDDGCREVTSALSCRGAAVLLVDPQERCLRGVGGWGGPLRAEALRIPAGQDLLAEDALRRGAPAWTEDASRDPRSALCGREGLPPTALLVVPLTSRQATRGVLFLFDDAGRSFSDPELALANALAGELAVGLENAELYAEASRRVEDLSLLNEMSRTVAGSLDLDHVLSEGVDAARRLLGAAVGVVHLYDPVHLALRAAAISQGGAAALERASAALATGEGLSWRSVRERRTFVVEDADAEAEGLNRLLVEHHRARAAIVAPLLLRGEPLGVLVVVDTARPRRFTPAEVERVTAVANQLAVAIENARLYAEARGRLHELSTVIDVARVVSSSLDLEEVLSAGAEHLKQTLQGSDCTILLDDYRRRELRRAATRGAPIGPAAVPVADRSLARDALEARTPVAGRLAEPGVPDRALLAVPLHVRDHPVGVALVAAASMDRTFSPGELSRAMAIASQLAVAVDNARLYSETRRRAEELGLLHEVGRSLVATLDFEQVLDAGVRNLARIVDAPRAAIALCAPGREQLQVRAAWGLPQAAVGVDVPVEAAAPRLAAMVFERREPIAIEDAARDPRVREDVASDPSIRAMLGLPLLVRDRYIGAAVIVETRGPRRFSPAEIERGAAIANQLAVAAENARLYEDLRRSYAELAHAQRQLIQQERLAALGELSAVVAHEVRNPLGVIFNSLGSLRRMLRPQGDARMLLDIVGEEADRLNRIVGDLLDFARPSTPEVRPEPLDRVVEEALATALAQNGQPIEILREVDPALPQVPMDARLVRQAVVNVAVNAVQAMPRGGRLTVRLRRDGDAAVLELEDTGAGIPEEVRGRIFEPFFTTKASGTGLGLAVVRRIVEGHGGEVAVTSRPGAGTAFALRFPLTPLAGEGGGPVEKEAGIG, encoded by the coding sequence ATGGCGGAGCGGTTCCAGGGCGGCTCGCTGGTCGTGCGCGATCGCAAGGTCGTGTACGCGAGCGAGGGCGCCGCGGCCCTCGCCGGCCGCACCGTCCCCACCATGGTCGGCCTCGACGTGCTCGACCTGATCGCCCCGGAGGACATGGCGCGGGTGGTCGAGCGCCACGAGCGGCGGCTGCGCGGGGAGGCGGCGCCGGCCGAGTACGAGGTCGGCGTGCTCCTGCCCGACGGCACGCGGCGCGCCGTCGAGCTGCGCGTGCGGGTGCACGGCCGCGACGTCCTGGTCGAGGTGCGGGACGCGACCGCGCAGGCGACCCGGCGGCCGCGCCTGGAGGCGCTCGCGGAGCTGGGCGCCGCGCTCCAGCGCGAGCCCAGCGAGGCCGCGGTGCTGGAGCGGCTGCGCGGGGCCGCGGGCGAGCTGTCCGCGCTGGTGCTGCTGGCGCGCCCGGAGGGCGACGGGCTCCGGGTGGACTGGTCGGCGCTGCCGCCGCCCGCCGCGGCGCGGCTGGAGCGCGCGCTGGAGCGGCCGCTCGACGGCCAGCTCGGGCGCTGGCCGCCCATGTTCCGGCTGGCGTGGGACGCGGGCGCGGCCTACTCCGACGACCTCCCCGCCGAGGCGGCCGCGTTCGTGCCCGAGCCGCGCGCGGCGGCGACGCGCGAGGCCATCGCCGCCATCGGGATCGCCCGCGCGGTGGTGGTCCGGGTGGAGGCGCGCGCCGGCCCGGCGCTGGGCCTGCTCGTCGCGGCGCGCTGGCTCCGGAGCGAGGACGTGGGCGCGCTCCGGCTGTTCGGCGCGCAGCTCGCCGCGGCGCTCGACGCGGCCCGGACCATCGCCGACCTCTCGCGCCACAACGCGGACCTGGCGCTCCTGAACCGGGTCGGGCGGCTGGCCGGGGACGCCCCCGACCTCGACGCGTTCTTCGCCGAGGTCACCACCGTGCTGACGGCCGCCACCGGCTGCGCGGTGGTGGCGGTGTACCTGGTGGACGAGGGCGGCCGCGAGCTGGTCCGGACGTTCGCGAGCGGCACCAGCCCCGAGGTCCAGGCGCGGCTGGAGCGCGTGCCCGTCACCGCGCGCATCGGCGAGGTGCTGCGCGACCGGGCGGCCCGCGCCGTCCCGGTGGACGCCGCCGAGTCCGGCGCCGAGGCGCTCCGCGCCGAGGGGATCCGCGCCGGCATCTGGGTGCCGCTCGTGGCCCGCGGCCGCGCGGTGGGGGTGATGGTGGCCGCGTTCCGCGACGAGCTGGAGGCGGTGCGGCCCTGGCTCGGCCTGCTCGGCGCGGTCGGCCCGCACGTGGCCAGCGCGGTCGAGACGCAGGGGCTGCTGGGCGCGCTCCGCCGGCGCGTGGCCGAGCTCACGCTCATCAACGACGTGGCCATGGGCAGCGCGCAGCTCGATCCGGTGCTGCTGCTCGACACCTCGCTGCGCCGGGTGGTGGAGACGTTCCAGGCGGACACCGGCGCCGCGTTCGTCCGCGAGGGCGAGCGCCTCGCGCTGGTGGCCGGCCACGGCCTCTCCGCCGAGACGCTGCGGCGGGCCTCGCGGCTCGGGCTGGGCGAGTCGCTGCCCGGGCTGGCCGTGAAGCGCTGCGGGCCGGCCCGGTACCCGGACGACGCCGATCCCACCGCGTTCCAGGTGGCTCGGACCGAGGGGCTGCAGGCGGCCATGGCGGTCCCGCTGCTCGCGAAGGGCCAGGCCGCGGTGGGCTCGATCGTGCTCGGGCGCCGCACCGCGCGCCCGTTCGCGGAGCGCGAGGTGACGCTGCTCTCGGCCATGGCGGTGCAGATCGGTGTGGCGGTCGAGAACGCGCGGCTGTTCGCCGACGTCCGCCGCCGCCTCTCCGACCTCGAGGCCGTGCACGCCCTCGCCCTGCGCATCTTCGGGAACGCGCCCGGGGACGTGCCGGCGCTGCTCGACGACGGCTGCCGCGAGGTGACGAGCGCCCTCTCCTGCCGCGGCGCCGCGGTGCTGCTGGTGGATCCGCAGGAGCGCTGCCTCCGCGGCGTGGGCGGCTGGGGCGGGCCGCTGCGCGCGGAGGCGCTGCGCATCCCGGCGGGCCAGGACCTGCTCGCGGAGGACGCGCTCCGCCGCGGCGCGCCCGCCTGGACCGAGGACGCCTCGCGCGACCCGCGCAGCGCGCTGTGCGGCCGCGAGGGCCTGCCGCCCACCGCGCTGCTGGTGGTCCCGCTCACCTCCCGCCAGGCCACGCGCGGCGTCCTGTTCCTGTTCGACGACGCGGGGCGCAGCTTCTCGGATCCGGAGCTGGCGCTCGCGAACGCGCTCGCCGGCGAGCTGGCGGTGGGGCTGGAGAACGCCGAGCTGTACGCCGAGGCCAGCCGCCGGGTCGAGGACCTGTCGCTGCTGAACGAGATGAGCCGCACCGTCGCCGGCTCCCTCGACCTCGACCACGTCCTCTCCGAGGGCGTGGACGCGGCGCGGCGGCTGCTCGGCGCCGCGGTGGGCGTCGTCCACCTCTACGATCCGGTCCACCTGGCGCTGCGCGCCGCCGCCATCAGCCAGGGCGGCGCGGCGGCGCTGGAGCGGGCCTCGGCCGCGCTCGCGACCGGCGAGGGGCTGAGCTGGCGCTCGGTGCGCGAGCGGCGCACGTTCGTGGTCGAGGACGCGGACGCCGAGGCCGAGGGCCTCAACCGGCTGCTGGTGGAGCACCACCGCGCGCGCGCCGCGATCGTGGCGCCGCTGCTGCTGCGCGGCGAGCCGCTGGGCGTGCTGGTGGTGGTGGACACCGCGCGCCCGCGCCGCTTCACGCCGGCGGAGGTGGAGCGGGTCACGGCCGTCGCGAACCAGCTCGCGGTGGCGATCGAGAACGCCCGGCTCTACGCCGAGGCCCGCGGGCGCCTGCACGAGCTCTCCACCGTCATCGACGTGGCGCGGGTGGTGTCCTCCTCGCTCGACCTCGAGGAGGTGCTCTCCGCCGGCGCCGAGCACCTGAAGCAGACGCTGCAGGGCTCCGACTGCACCATCCTGCTCGACGACTACCGGCGGCGCGAGCTGCGGCGCGCCGCGACCCGCGGCGCGCCCATCGGCCCGGCCGCGGTGCCGGTCGCCGACCGGTCGCTGGCGCGCGACGCGCTGGAGGCGCGGACGCCGGTCGCGGGCCGGCTCGCCGAGCCGGGCGTGCCCGACCGGGCGCTGCTGGCGGTGCCGCTCCACGTCCGCGACCACCCGGTGGGCGTGGCGCTGGTGGCGGCCGCCAGCATGGACCGGACCTTCTCGCCCGGCGAGCTGTCGCGCGCCATGGCCATCGCCAGCCAGCTCGCGGTGGCGGTGGACAACGCGCGGCTCTACTCCGAGACGCGCCGGCGCGCCGAGGAGCTCGGGCTGCTCCACGAGGTGGGCCGCTCGCTGGTGGCCACGCTCGACTTCGAGCAGGTGCTCGACGCGGGCGTGCGGAACCTGGCGCGCATCGTGGACGCGCCGCGCGCGGCCATCGCGCTGTGCGCCCCGGGCCGCGAGCAGCTCCAGGTGCGGGCGGCCTGGGGGCTGCCCCAGGCCGCGGTGGGCGTGGACGTGCCGGTGGAGGCGGCCGCCCCGCGCCTGGCCGCCATGGTGTTCGAGCGCCGCGAGCCCATCGCCATCGAGGACGCGGCGCGGGATCCGCGCGTGCGCGAGGACGTGGCCTCGGACCCCTCCATCCGCGCCATGCTCGGCCTGCCGCTGCTGGTGCGCGACCGGTACATCGGCGCGGCGGTGATCGTGGAGACCCGCGGCCCCCGGCGCTTCAGCCCGGCGGAGATCGAGCGCGGGGCCGCCATCGCGAACCAGCTCGCGGTCGCCGCGGAGAACGCGCGGCTCTACGAGGACCTCCGCCGCAGCTACGCCGAGCTGGCGCACGCGCAGCGCCAGCTCATCCAGCAGGAGCGGCTCGCGGCGCTGGGCGAGCTGTCGGCGGTGGTCGCGCACGAGGTGCGCAACCCGCTCGGCGTCATCTTCAACTCGCTCGGCTCGCTGCGGCGCATGCTGCGCCCCCAGGGCGACGCGCGCATGCTGCTCGACATCGTGGGCGAGGAGGCCGACCGGCTCAACCGGATCGTGGGCGACCTGCTCGACTTCGCCCGCCCGTCCACGCCGGAGGTGCGCCCCGAGCCGCTGGACCGGGTGGTGGAGGAGGCGCTCGCCACCGCGCTCGCGCAGAACGGCCAGCCCATCGAGATCCTCCGCGAGGTGGACCCGGCGCTGCCGCAGGTGCCCATGGACGCGCGCCTGGTGCGCCAGGCGGTGGTGAACGTGGCGGTGAACGCGGTCCAGGCCATGCCGCGCGGGGGCCGCCTCACCGTCCGGCTGCGGCGGGACGGGGACGCGGCCGTGCTCGAGCTGGAGGACACCGGCGCGGGCATCCCGGAGGAGGTCCGCGGCCGCATCTTCGAGCCGTTCTTCACCACCAAGGCGAGCGGGACCGGCCTCGGCCTGGCGGTGGTGCGGCGGATCGTCGAGGGGCACGGCGGCGAGGTGGCCGTGACCAGCCGGCCCGGCGCCGGCACCGCCTTCGCCCTGCGCTTCCCGCTCACCCCGCTCGCGGGGGAGGGCGGCGGCCCGGTTGAAAAGGAGGCGGGGATTGGCTGA
- the selB gene encoding selenocysteine-specific translation elongation factor: MKRVVIGTAGHIDHGKTSLVRALTGIDTDRLRDEKRRGITIELGFAHLALPDGSVAGVVDVPGHERFVRSMAAGAGGIDLVVLVIAADEGVMPQTREHLDICRLLGVPRGLVAVTKADLLPELGADWLPLLEQDVREVTRGTFLEGAPIVPVSSATGEGLDALRAALGALAAEVPERPADGPLFLPVDRAFSMKGFGTVVTGTLLSGQIAEGDAAALLPASAGGEGLRVRSVQVHGKPTPRALAGQRTAVNLPGIEPAAIRRGQVLVHPGVVPASSIIDAELTLLAAAPKPLRHRAKLLLHVGTTQVPAVISLLDRAELAPGATAHAQLRLAEPAAALPGQRFILRGFAVLEGRGKTVGGGRVLAVAAPKRRRGRPESLAQLAALAGPDPEARLATVLAMAGPAGLDLPALVGRTALSPKAAQGTLDRLGARGGAVLFDRERRAYVAGPVAQELTRRMAAAVAAFHRDHPLAAGMGREALRGKLPPVTDPRLFQRLLAQAAERGELVVEGDVVREKGHAAASGESAGGALKEKVAAALAKGGLTPPWLAELPGAVGASAPDVQAVLKLLAAEGRALRVSSELYFDAAAVKALEAKLVAWLRERRQITTQEFKDLVGATRKHVIPLAEYFDREKVTLRVGEKRVLRGEGR, translated from the coding sequence ATGAAGCGCGTCGTCATCGGCACGGCCGGCCACATCGATCACGGGAAGACCTCGCTCGTCCGGGCGCTCACCGGGATCGACACCGACCGGCTGCGCGACGAGAAGCGGCGCGGCATCACCATCGAGCTGGGCTTCGCGCACCTGGCGCTGCCCGACGGCTCGGTCGCGGGGGTGGTGGACGTGCCCGGCCACGAGCGCTTCGTCCGCTCCATGGCGGCGGGCGCGGGCGGCATCGACCTCGTGGTGCTGGTGATCGCGGCGGACGAGGGGGTGATGCCCCAGACCCGCGAGCACCTCGACATCTGCCGGCTGCTGGGCGTGCCGCGGGGGCTGGTCGCCGTGACCAAGGCCGACCTGCTGCCGGAGCTGGGCGCGGACTGGCTGCCGCTCCTGGAGCAGGACGTGCGCGAGGTGACGCGCGGCACGTTCCTGGAGGGCGCGCCCATCGTCCCGGTCTCCTCCGCGACCGGCGAGGGGCTGGACGCGCTGCGCGCCGCGCTGGGGGCGCTCGCGGCCGAGGTGCCGGAGCGACCCGCCGACGGCCCGCTGTTCCTGCCGGTGGACCGCGCCTTCTCGATGAAGGGCTTCGGGACCGTCGTCACGGGCACCCTGCTGTCCGGGCAGATCGCCGAGGGCGACGCGGCCGCGCTCCTGCCCGCCTCGGCGGGCGGCGAGGGCCTGCGGGTCCGCTCGGTCCAGGTGCACGGCAAGCCCACCCCGCGCGCGCTCGCCGGCCAGCGCACCGCGGTGAACCTGCCCGGCATCGAGCCCGCCGCCATCCGGCGCGGCCAGGTGCTGGTCCACCCGGGCGTGGTCCCGGCGTCCTCGATCATCGACGCGGAGCTGACGCTGCTCGCGGCGGCGCCGAAGCCGCTCCGCCATCGCGCCAAGCTGCTCCTGCACGTGGGCACCACCCAGGTCCCCGCGGTGATCTCGCTGCTCGACCGCGCCGAGCTCGCCCCCGGCGCCACCGCCCACGCGCAGCTCCGGCTGGCCGAGCCGGCCGCGGCGCTGCCGGGCCAGCGCTTCATCCTGCGCGGGTTCGCGGTGCTCGAGGGGCGCGGCAAGACGGTCGGCGGCGGGCGGGTGCTCGCGGTCGCGGCGCCGAAGCGCCGGCGCGGGCGGCCGGAGTCGCTCGCGCAGCTCGCGGCGCTGGCTGGGCCCGACCCCGAGGCGCGCCTCGCGACCGTGCTCGCCATGGCCGGGCCCGCCGGCCTCGACCTGCCCGCGCTGGTGGGCCGCACCGCGCTCTCCCCGAAGGCGGCGCAGGGCACGCTCGACCGGCTCGGCGCGCGCGGCGGCGCGGTGCTGTTCGACCGCGAGCGGCGCGCCTACGTGGCCGGGCCGGTGGCGCAGGAGCTGACCCGCCGCATGGCGGCGGCGGTGGCGGCGTTCCACCGCGATCACCCGCTCGCCGCCGGCATGGGGCGCGAGGCGCTGCGCGGGAAGCTGCCGCCGGTGACCGACCCGCGGCTGTTCCAGCGGCTGCTGGCGCAGGCCGCCGAGCGCGGCGAGCTGGTGGTCGAGGGCGACGTCGTCCGCGAGAAGGGCCACGCCGCCGCGAGCGGCGAGAGCGCCGGCGGCGCGCTGAAGGAGAAGGTGGCCGCCGCGCTGGCGAAGGGCGGGCTCACCCCGCCCTGGCTGGCCGAGCTGCCCGGCGCGGTGGGCGCGAGCGCGCCGGACGTGCAGGCGGTGCTGAAGCTGCTCGCCGCGGAGGGGCGCGCCCTGCGCGTCTCGTCGGAGCTGTACTTCGACGCCGCGGCGGTGAAGGCGCTCGAGGCGAAGCTGGTGGCCTGGCTGAGGGAGCGCCGCCAGATCACCACCCAGGAGTTCAAGGACCTCGTGGGCGCCACCCGCAAGCACGTCATCCCGCTGGCGGAGTACTTCGACCGCGAGAAGGTCACGCTGCGGGTGGGCGAGAAGCGGGTGCTGCGCGGCGAGGGACGCTGA
- a CDS encoding phosphoribosyltransferase, which produces MGVADGFAMDRLAAPAQLRRAPKKAMREIGWAAFGEVARGLAARIHESFRPDVVVGIAKGGVFVGGALAAALGAEFQPVRIEKRRRDAGGPGGPASELPALTGRRVLVVDDVAATGATLAKARAVARKAGAREVRTAVLVVRPSGARPDFHAFETDELILFAWDYQLDQLGAAVDPGEVGV; this is translated from the coding sequence ATGGGCGTCGCCGACGGGTTCGCCATGGACCGGCTCGCCGCGCCGGCGCAGCTCCGCCGCGCGCCCAAGAAGGCCATGCGCGAGATCGGCTGGGCCGCGTTCGGCGAGGTGGCCCGGGGCCTCGCGGCGCGCATCCACGAGTCGTTCCGGCCCGACGTGGTGGTGGGGATCGCCAAGGGCGGCGTGTTCGTGGGCGGCGCGCTCGCCGCCGCGCTCGGCGCCGAGTTCCAGCCGGTCCGCATCGAGAAGCGCCGCCGCGACGCCGGCGGCCCGGGCGGCCCCGCCTCCGAGCTGCCGGCGCTGACCGGGCGGCGCGTGCTGGTGGTGGACGACGTGGCCGCCACCGGCGCCACGCTCGCGAAGGCGCGCGCGGTGGCGCGCAAGGCCGGGGCGCGCGAGGTGCGCACCGCGGTGCTGGTAGTGCGCCCGAGCGGCGCCCGGCCCGACTTCCACGCGTTCGAGACCGACGAGCTCATCCTGTTCGCCTGGGACTACCAGCTCGACCAGCTGGGCGCGGCCGTGGACCCGGGCGAGGTCGGCGTCTAG
- a CDS encoding Hsp33 family molecular chaperone HslO — MTDRLCRGLLPQRGLRAVFVRVGDTARMARVLHGLYPTSAHLFAQGLAAGALLGALQKEQGRVNFQIECDGPVGGLFVDADRDGNVRGYVRRPAVHFPGDPDRAARAALGGSGFLSVLRDPGSGQYYRSAVELEALDVAEDLRRWFAASEQVETALDLAVVGRDGEPLAEVGGLLLQKLPDGDAAAIGAARERLAAGALRAALARGATAQEVIRDVAGDGFELLADEEVAYRCGCSPERARAAVSALGREGIEQVLAEEKQAVISCEFCRQRYVIGEAELRDIARRLAERDAQGG; from the coding sequence ATGACCGACCGCCTCTGCCGTGGCCTCCTCCCGCAGCGCGGGCTCCGCGCCGTCTTCGTCCGCGTGGGCGACACCGCCCGCATGGCGCGGGTGCTCCACGGCCTCTACCCGACGAGCGCCCACCTGTTCGCCCAGGGGCTGGCGGCCGGGGCGCTGCTCGGCGCGCTGCAGAAGGAGCAGGGGCGCGTGAACTTCCAGATCGAGTGCGACGGCCCGGTGGGCGGGCTGTTCGTGGACGCCGATCGCGACGGCAACGTGCGCGGCTACGTGCGCCGCCCGGCGGTCCACTTCCCGGGGGATCCGGACCGCGCCGCGCGCGCCGCCCTGGGCGGCTCCGGGTTCCTGTCGGTGCTGCGCGACCCCGGGAGCGGCCAGTACTACCGGAGCGCGGTGGAGCTCGAGGCGCTCGACGTGGCCGAGGACCTGCGGCGCTGGTTCGCCGCGAGCGAGCAGGTGGAGACGGCGCTCGACCTCGCGGTGGTGGGGCGCGACGGCGAGCCGCTCGCCGAGGTGGGCGGGCTGCTCCTGCAGAAGCTGCCCGACGGCGACGCGGCCGCGATCGGGGCCGCGCGCGAGCGGCTCGCCGCGGGCGCGCTCCGGGCCGCCCTGGCCCGCGGCGCGACCGCGCAGGAGGTCATCCGCGACGTGGCGGGGGACGGCTTCGAGCTGCTCGCCGACGAGGAGGTCGCGTACCGGTGCGGCTGCAGCCCGGAGCGGGCCCGCGCGGCGGTGTCCGCGCTCGGGCGGGAGGGCATCGAGCAGGTGCTCGCGGAGGAGAAGCAGGCGGTCATCTCCTGCGAGTTCTGCCGCCAGCGTTACGTGATCGGCGAGGCGGAGCTCCGCGACATCGCCCGGCGGCTGGCGGAGCGGGACGCGCAGGGCGGGTAG
- a CDS encoding SDR family oxidoreductase yields the protein MPADPVTFPGMPRTVLVTGISGNLGRALAKHLHTEAQVVGLDRRAFPGKPKDIDHHQADLRKARSEDAFRRRRVDAVIHMGIMHDPRMPFSEAHSFNVVGTQRLLELCVRHGVKKVVVLSSANVYGPRPQNSNFLPEETPLMGADRASDVRDLVEVDMYAQSFMWRHPELETVIVRPVNIVGPTVRNAPSNYLRLESPLTVMGFDPMLQLIHEEDVCRALVLALRPGLRGVFNVSGPGEVPLSAVLRELGRGPVPIPHPIIRPLVRRLFDARLTSFPPDEVDHIQYLCVVDGSRFAREAGWAPRFSMRETIRSVL from the coding sequence ATGCCCGCCGACCCCGTCACGTTCCCCGGCATGCCGCGCACCGTCCTCGTCACCGGGATCTCCGGGAACCTGGGGCGCGCGCTCGCGAAGCACCTGCACACCGAGGCGCAGGTGGTGGGGCTCGACCGCCGCGCGTTCCCCGGCAAGCCCAAGGACATCGACCACCACCAGGCGGACCTGCGCAAGGCGCGCTCCGAGGACGCGTTCCGCCGCCGGCGCGTGGACGCGGTGATCCACATGGGCATCATGCACGACCCGCGCATGCCGTTCAGCGAGGCCCACAGCTTCAACGTGGTGGGCACGCAGCGGCTGCTCGAGCTGTGCGTGCGCCACGGGGTCAAGAAGGTGGTGGTGCTCTCCTCGGCGAACGTCTACGGGCCGCGCCCGCAGAACTCGAACTTCCTGCCGGAGGAGACGCCGCTCATGGGCGCCGACCGGGCCAGCGACGTGCGCGACCTCGTCGAGGTGGACATGTACGCGCAGTCGTTCATGTGGCGGCACCCGGAGCTCGAGACGGTGATCGTGCGCCCGGTGAACATCGTCGGCCCGACCGTGCGCAACGCGCCCAGCAACTACCTGCGCCTCGAGTCGCCGCTCACGGTGATGGGCTTCGACCCGATGCTGCAGCTCATCCACGAGGAGGACGTCTGCCGGGCGCTCGTGCTCGCGCTCCGGCCCGGGCTGCGCGGCGTCTTCAACGTGTCCGGCCCGGGTGAGGTGCCGCTCTCGGCCGTGCTGCGCGAGCTGGGGCGCGGGCCGGTCCCGATCCCGCACCCGATCATCCGCCCGCTCGTCCGGCGGCTGTTCGACGCCCGCCTGACCAGCTTCCCGCCGGACGAGGTGGACCACATCCAGTACCTCTGCGTGGTGGACGGCTCGCGCTTCGCCCGGGAGGCGGGGTGGGCCCCCCGTTTCTCCATGCGCGAGACCATCCGCAGCGTGCTGTGA
- a CDS encoding lysophospholipid acyltransferase family protein, which produces MAELSEAIKARLRAWTFALGGPGTRSRLEKLTPPRNEYGVDPYGFDSEYAVAAIAPLLWLYRKYFRVQVHGLEHLPTEGRVVLVSNHSGQLPFDAAMIEVACLIELDPPRAVRALVERWVPTLPFVSTFMARCGQIVGTPENCRRLLAADEAILVFPEGVRGLNKPFSQRYQLQRFGAGFLRLALESGAPVVPIGVVGAEEQAPALFDLKPLAKLLSFPAFPITPTVLPFPLPSRYHIHFGAPMRFQGSPDEEDEALERKVAQVEAAVRGLLARGLAEREHVYW; this is translated from the coding sequence ATGGCCGAGCTGTCCGAGGCGATCAAGGCACGGCTCCGCGCCTGGACGTTCGCGCTCGGCGGCCCGGGGACGCGCAGCCGGCTCGAGAAGCTCACCCCGCCGCGCAACGAGTACGGGGTCGATCCCTACGGCTTCGACAGCGAGTACGCGGTGGCCGCCATCGCGCCGCTGCTGTGGCTGTACCGCAAGTACTTCCGCGTCCAGGTCCACGGCCTCGAGCACCTGCCGACCGAGGGCCGGGTGGTGCTCGTGTCGAACCACTCCGGCCAGCTCCCCTTCGACGCCGCCATGATCGAGGTCGCCTGCCTCATCGAGCTCGACCCGCCGCGCGCGGTGCGGGCGCTGGTGGAGCGCTGGGTGCCGACGCTCCCGTTCGTCTCCACGTTCATGGCCCGCTGCGGGCAGATCGTCGGGACGCCGGAGAACTGCCGCCGCCTGCTCGCGGCGGACGAGGCGATCCTGGTGTTCCCGGAGGGCGTGCGCGGCCTCAACAAGCCGTTCAGCCAGCGGTACCAGCTGCAGCGCTTCGGCGCCGGCTTCCTGCGGCTCGCGCTCGAGTCGGGCGCGCCGGTGGTGCCCATCGGCGTGGTGGGCGCGGAGGAGCAGGCGCCGGCGCTCTTCGACCTGAAGCCGCTCGCGAAGCTGCTCTCCTTCCCGGCCTTCCCCATCACCCCCACCGTCCTGCCCTTCCCGCTGCCCTCGCGCTACCACATCCACTTCGGCGCCCCCATGCGCTTCCAGGGCTCGCCCGACGAGGAGGACGAGGCGCTCGAGCGCAAGGTGGCGCAGGTGGAGGCGGCGGTGCGTGGGCTGCTCGCGCGCGGCCTGGCCGAGCGCGAGCACGTCTACTGGTAG